The Pungitius pungitius chromosome 10, fPunPun2.1, whole genome shotgun sequence genome has a window encoding:
- the LOC119229013 gene encoding trace amine-associated receptor 13c-like, which yields METLVGTELCFPQLINTSCRKLTRPHFEAMLIYILLSSISLLTVALNLLVIISISHFKQLHTPTNLLLLSLAVSDFLVGLFMIFRIIIIDGCWLLGDLMCSLWLIISSTIISSSIGTMVLISVDRYVAICYPLHYFTKVKPKRVQVCVCLCWMFAALYNCVLMKNNLQQPGRYNSCIGECVIDINYIANLYDLIVSFIVPITVIVILYMRIFGVAVYQARAMRSHITVVTMKVTVNKSEMKAARNLGVVVVVFLICACPFYCFVLTSQNNMYTASSVTIVIWLFYFNSCLNPLIYAILYPWFRKSIKVIVTLEILKPGSYRTNLL from the exons atggaaaccttggtgggaactgaactttgctttccacaactcatcaacacctcctgcagaaagctTACTCGTCCTCACTTTGAAGCaatgttgatttacattttgttgtcctccatctctctgctcactgtagctctcaacctgctggtcatcatctccatctcacaTTTCAA GCAGCTCCACACacccaccaacctcctcctcctctctctggccgtCTCAGATTTCCTCGTGGGCCTCTTCATGATCTTTCGAATAATTATAATAGATGGCTGCTGGTTGCTCggtgatctcatgtgttctctttggttgATTATATCATCTACTATTATCTCGTCCTCAATAGGAaccatggtgctcatatcagtggatcgatatgtggctatttgttatcctctgcattacttcaccaaagtcaaaccaaaaagagttcaagtatgtgtttgtctgtgttggatgtttgctgctttataTAACTGTGTGTTAATGAAGAATAACCTGCAACAACCAGGCAGGTATAACTCCTGCATAGGAGAGTGTGTTATTGACATTAATTACATTGCTAATCTTTATGATCTAATTGTTTCATTCATTGTTCCCATTACTGTTATTGTCATTCTATACATGAGAATATTTGGGGTGGCTGTGtatcaggctcgtgccatgcgGTCTCACATTACAGTTGTGACAATGAAAGTAACTGTTAAtaagtctgaaatgaaagcagccaggaatcttggtgttgttgtagttgtgtttctgatatgcGCTTGcccattttattgttttgttcttaCATCCCAAAATAACATGTACACAGCTTCATCTGTAACCATTGTGAtatggttgttttattttaactccTGTCTTaaccctctgatctatgccattctctacccctggttcagaaaatcaattaaggtCATTGTTACACTTGAGATACTGAAGCCTGGTTCATATCGGACCAACCTGCTTTAG
- the LOC119229182 gene encoding trace amine-associated receptor 13c-like: protein MKSLEEDELCFPHLLNSSCRKTMRPHFVSMLTYILLSSISLLTVTLNLLVIISISYFKQLHTPTNLLLISLAVSDFFVGFIMFFQIVLTGGCWFLGDLMCVLYQYLAYIITSASVGTMVLISVDRYVAICEPLHYANKVTQKRVKVCVCLCWTCSAFLHSLLLKDNLEKPGRNNSCFGECVIEINYIGGLTDLFLTFICPVTVIIVLYVRVFVVAVTQARAMRSHAAELPLRLSMTITPKKSEMKAAKTLGVVIVVFLLCLSPFYCVSLSGQDTLLNASSATIVICVFYFNSCLNPLIYAFFYPWFRKSMKLIVTLEILQPGSCERNLL from the exons ATGAAGAGTCTTGAAGAAGATGAACTGtgttttcctcatctcctcaactcctcctgcaggaagacCATGCGTCCTCACTTTGTATCTATGCTTACTTATATTTTattgtcctccatctctctgctcactgtgactctcaacctgctggtcatcatctccatctcctatTTCAA GCAGCTCCAcacccccaccaacctcctcctcatctctctggCCGTCTCAGACTTCTTTGTGGGCTTCATTATGTTCTTTCAGATTGTGCTTACAGGTGGCTGCTGGTTTCTAGGTGACCTCATGTGCGTTTTGTATCAGTATCTAGCATATATTATTACTTCTGCCTCAGTGGGAaccatggtgctcatatcagttgaccgatatgtggctatttgtgAGCCTCTGCATTATGccaacaaagtcacacaaaaaagagttaaggtctgtgtgtgtctgtgttggacATGTTCTGCTTTTCTTCACTCTCTGTTGCTTAAAGACAACCTTGAAAAACCAGGCAGGAATAACTCCTGCTTTGGAGAGTGTGTCATTGAAATTAACTACATTGGTGGACTCACAGATCTCTTTTTGACTTTTATCTGTCCTGTCACTGTCATCATAGTTCTGTATGTGAGAGTCTTTGTGGTGGCTGTGACTCAGGCTCGTGCCATGAGGTCTCATGCTGCAGAATTACCTCTAAGATTGTCAATGACCATAACTCCTAAAAAATCAGAAATGAAAGCCGCCAAGACTCTTGGTGTCGTTATTGTCGTCTTTCTATTGTGCCTCAGtccattttattgtgtttcactCTCAGGCCAGGACACCTTGCTCAATGCCTCGTCTGCCACGATtgtaatttgtgtgttttatttcaactcGTGTCTTaaccctctgatctatgccTTTTTTTACCCCTGGTTTAGAAAATCTATGAAGCTTATTGTTACTCTTGAGATACTGCAGCCTGGCTCATGTGAGAGAAACCTGCTGTAG
- the LOC119228839 gene encoding trace amine-associated receptor 13c-like, whose protein sequence is MSTAASCLLSQRMKSLDEDELCFPHLLNSSCRKTMRPHFVSMLTYILLSSISLLTVTLNLLIIISISHFRQLQKPTNLLLISLAVSDFFVGLIVFFQIVLIEGCWFLGDLMCILYTFLDFVITSASVGTMVLISVDRYVAICEPLHYANKVTQKRVKICVCLCWTCSAFLQTLLLKNNFEEPGRYNSCFGECVIVINYIAGRANLFFTFIGPVTVIIVLYMRVFVVAVTQARAMRSHVAALPLSKFQMTITAKKSEMKAARTLGVVIVVFLLCLCPYYCVSLSGQDTLLNASSSTIVLCLFYFNSCLNPLIYAFFYPWFRKSMKLIVTLKILQPGSCERKLL, encoded by the exons ATGAGCACAGCAGCATCGTGTCTCCTCTCTCAGAGAATGAAAAGTCTTGATGAAGATGAACTTtgctttcctcatctcctcaactcctcctgcaggaagacCATGCGTCCTCACTTTGTATCTATGCTTACTTATATTTTGTTGTCgtccatctctctgctcactgtgaCTCTCAACCTGCtgatcatcatctccatctcccacttcag GCAGCTCCAGAAacccaccaacctcctcctcatctctctggCCGTCTCAGACTTCTTCGTGGGCCTCATCGTGTTCTTTCAAATTGTGCTTATAGAAGGCTGCTGGTTTCTAGGTGACCTCATGTGTATCCTTTATACTTTCCTGGACTTTGTAATTACTTCTGCCTCAGTAGGAaccatggtgctcatatcagttgaccgatatgtggctatttgtgAGCCTCTGCATTATGccaacaaagtcacacaaaaaagagttaagatctgtgtgtgtctgtgttggacATGTTCTGCTTTCCTTCAGACGCTTCTGCTGAAAAATAACTTTGAAGAACCAGGGAGGTATAACTCCTGCTTTGGAGAGTGTGTCATTGTGATTAACTACATTGCTGGACgtgcaaatcttttttttacttttattggaCCCGTCACTGTCATCATAGTTCTGTATATGAGAGTCTTTGTGGTGGCTGTGACTCAGGCTCGTGCCATGAGGTCTCATGTTGCAGCTCTACCTCTTTCAAAGTTTCAAATGACCATAACTGCTAAAAAATcagaaatgaaagcagccaggacTCTTGGTGTCGTTATTGTTGTCTTTCTATTGTGCCTCTGTCCATATTATTGTGTTTCACTCTCAGGCCAGGACACCTTGCTCAATGCCTCATCTTCTACAATCGtattatgtttgttttatttcaactcGTGTCTTaaccctctgatctatgccTTTTTCTACCCCTGGTTTAGAAAATCTATGAAGCTCATTGTAACTCTCAAGATACTGCAGCCTGGCTCATGTGAGAGAAAACTGCTGTAG